The following are from one region of the Spirochaetaceae bacterium genome:
- a CDS encoding GNAT family N-acetyltransferase, producing the protein MIKLKEVTKESFEEVIALKVDEKQEGFLRSNIYSLAQAKFYPEMCPLAIYDDDEVLVGFLMYRTDHLKGNSYLIFRLMIDERYQAKGYGREALTILIKKLQKDKSRDTIYIDVKPENSVAIKLYKELGFIDKGKIVEGEIVLELSY; encoded by the coding sequence ATGATTAAATTAAAAGAGGTTACAAAGGAAAGCTTTGAAGAGGTTATCGCTTTAAAAGTTGACGAAAAACAGGAAGGTTTTTTGCGGTCTAATATTTATTCTTTGGCTCAAGCTAAGTTTTATCCCGAGATGTGCCCGCTGGCCATCTATGATGATGATGAAGTTTTGGTTGGCTTTTTAATGTACAGAACCGACCATCTTAAAGGAAATAGTTATTTAATTTTTCGTTTAATGATTGATGAACGGTATCAGGCCAAAGGTTATGGGCGAGAGGCCTTAACAATACTCATTAAAAAATTGCAAAAAGATAAAAGCCGTGATACCATATATATTGATGTAAAACCCGAAAATAGTGTGGCGATAAAGCTATATAAAGAGCTAGGTTTTATAGATAAGGGTAAAATAGTAGAGGGTGAGATAGTTTTAGAGTTGTCTTATTAA
- a CDS encoding DUF3795 domain-containing protein — translation MEKLIAYCGVDCAECGAYLAFKNDDWALREQTAAEWNEAHKASYTPEMINCTSCKSSGVQLEHCAGCEIRSCAKQKEVITCEECGELASCKIMAGFGDRCVGE, via the coding sequence ATGGAAAAACTCATAGCTTATTGCGGTGTAGATTGTGCCGAGTGCGGGGCCTATTTAGCCTTTAAAAATGACGATTGGGCTTTACGTGAGCAGACGGCTGCCGAATGGAACGAAGCCCATAAAGCCAGCTACACGCCGGAGATGATTAACTGCACCTCCTGCAAAAGCAGCGGTGTACAGTTGGAGCATTGTGCCGGCTGCGAAATACGCAGTTGCGCTAAGCAAAAAGAGGTAATTACCTGTGAAGAATGCGGCGAATTAGCAAGTTGTAAAATTATGGCTGGTTTTGGTGATAGATGTGTTGGCGAATAA